One Urechidicola croceus genomic window, TTTTACTACTAAATTTCATAAACAAAGCTAGAAAAAATGTATTATATCCTACAAAATCTGGTCTAAACCCAATTCGATAGTTTGTTTCTCCATCGAAACTCAGAGATTGTAAATCTTCTCCTCCAATTTCTGCCAAAAAAGAAATTCTATGAAATCCAAACCCAGCAGCAGATGCACCAATTGCTAATACATAAAACATCAAATAATATTTAATATGCATGTTTTTTGTTGCCAATATTGCTAAAATAAGTGCAAATGGAATTACCGTGGTCCTATGAAACATATAAGCTACCAAAAAAAACAATAAACACTTTTTTATTTCATCCTCTAAGGCATAATGAATTGCTATCAATATAAAGCTAATAGCCAGCGCATTACGCATAATATTAATTTCTAAATTTAAGAAAGAAAATGAACTAGCTAATGTTAAAAATAGTATTAAACTACTTCCATCCTTACCATAATTTGTAAATTTCCTAACAAAAACATAAAACACAATATTTATTAAAATAGCTTCTGCAAGTAAAAAAAAAGTATATTCATTGGTCCATGAAGTCAGAGCTATTAAAACTTCGAATAAAAAGTCGGTATTAAGTCTCCAAAAAATACCAAAAAAACTTTCTACTTGAGTCGCTGGTATCCAAAAATAACTATAATAGTTTGACGTATCAACACCAATTTTATGACCTCTAGTACCTACAAAGAACATCAAAAACAATATATAAGTAATTAGAATATTTCTATCATTTCTTCTAAATCGCTCTTTTTGTCCGATAAGTAATTTTAGAATAAAGGTTGAAAATAAGATGTAGAATCCTAAAACGATCTTATTAATAAGACCGTAATCACCAACTACAAGATTTTCAAAAATGTAACGCATTTCTTAAATTACTTTTTTTAATACACTTGTGTAAAATTTTTTATCTTCAATTGCTAATGGTACAGATCTTCTTTGTATTAGTTTATCTGTTGCTCCAAATATAGAAAATCCAAAATAGACCATTAGTTTTAATATTTTTTCAATACTCAATTTCACAACATTCAATATACCTATTTTACTTCTATTCTTTTTAAAAGTATTCAATGAATATTGTGTTGATTGAATGTACTTAGGCAAAGACGGTGTACTTGCCTCTCTATAAAACAGGTATGCCTCTCCAAGCCTCACGAAATTGCTTTTATCAACAGTTCTTATCCATAATTCATAATCTTGTGCTCTTCTTAAATTCTCATCATATGGATTATTTTTAAACCATTTGGTTTTTCCGGTAATTGTTGGATGTACACACCAAGTTGCTTTTAAAACATTTTCTAAGCTAAATCCGTCTCTAAATGTTCCTTTTCTTACTCCTGTAATATTATTCTCATTATCAATAGAAATCAACCCTGAGCCCAATAAATCAATCTCTGGATGAGCAATCAAATACTTTACTTGCTTTTTAAGTCTATCAGGATGCATAATATCATCTGCATCCATTCTTGCATAATACTTCCCATTTGCTAACTTCGATAATTGATTTAATCGTGATGGCAATCCTAAATTTTCCCCATCACTAATGAGTTTCACTCTATTGTCAGAAGATTCGAACTTACGAGCAATATCAATTGAGGTATCATTACTACCATCATCAATTAAAATCAATTCTATATTGTTATATGATTGATTTAAAACAGATTTAATTGCATCTGCTAAATATTTTTCAGAATTATAAAAAGGGATTCCAACTGAAACTAATATTTCATTTTCTGATTTATCCATAGATTCTTTCTAATTTTTTAACACTCTCAACAATATTAAAACCTCTATCAGTTAACACTTCTGAAATCTTTCCTGCTTTTATATCTTCTTGAAGAAGTATATTTAATAATTTTTCTTCCCAAATTGAAAAATCATCATTTAAACCTGAAAACACTACCAATTTAAGACCTAAATCTACTTCTGGAGAAATTGTATCAGAAATTAATGATGGTAATCCTATTGCTTGAGATTCAACTAACACCACTGGGAACCCTTCATGAAGTGATGGCATTAACATACAATCTGATCCTGAAAGTAATTCAGGCACATCTGATCTTACACCTAAAAATGTAACATTATCTTCTAAATCTTCTTTATTAACTAACTCTTTTAATGAATCATTTAACTCTCCATCACCAATAATTACAAAATGAAATTTGATTCCTTTAGATTTTAAATGTTTTAAAAATTGAATTGAAAAAGTATGATTTTTAACTTTTATTAGTCTTCCTATTTGAGTTAAAATTATCACATCTTTTTCGAGATTCAATAAGTTTCTTAGGTAATTTCTATTGACAACTCTACTCTCAGAAAATTTCCTGACATCAATAGCATTTGGCAATAGTGTAATTTCAGAACTTTTCACTTTAGGGTACAAATACTTTCCTGCTGCTTCTCCACAGGCAATATATTTTGTTGCAAACCTATCAATCAAACTAAAGCTAAACTTCTTATATATACGTCTTAAAAAACTTTGGTGATACTTTCCTTCTGTACCATGACAATGTGATACTCTTGTTTTTATTCCTGCTAAATAAGCTATTCCTAAATACATAGAGTTATTAATATTCATATGTGAATGTATACTTGTATTTTTATCTAATTTTCTCAATAAAGAAAAATATTTTAGATATCTAGAAAAAACATTTTTAGAAGGAATTCTATATATCTTACCTCTTAATTCCTTAATCTCATCATCATAATCACAGTCATTATTTGTAAAGTAAATAAAGTCAAATTGATAATTTTCTCTATCTAACTGACGGTATAAATTCATAACCATGGTCTCAGCACCTGCTCTATTCATTGAACCAACTATGTGTATTATTCTTTTCATTTTAATTTTTCTAATGATAAATACTTTCCTAATTCAAAATCATTGTTTTCATTAAACTTTCCAAATCCTGACTCAGGATGAAATGTTATTTCTCCAAAATAAATTTCATTTCCGAAAGTATAAAAATCAACTCTTGCAAAAACAAAATCCTTCCCTAATTCCTTAGCCAACTTTAACATTTTTTCAAGTTGCTTTGGTTTTTCAACATCATCACCTTTGCCATAAATCAACTCAACAGGCATCAAATTCCAATCAGTATCATAAAAATTTCTCAAATGATTTATTTGACGGTCTATATCTACTTGAATAAATTTTGGTTCACCATCAAAACAAAATATTTTATAATCTTTTGGGATACTTCCTTTTTCATCGGTCAATAATTTTTCTGCAAATAATTTTGGCTCAATATCTTTATATTGCCACTCTCTTCCTTGATGATAATAATTCTGTTTTAATAAATTCGAATATTTTAGGCGTTCATTTCGCCAATCAATATCTTCTTTATTTTTTACAATTGTATATGCTCCGCTATTGTGATTGCACTTAATAATTACAGGATATTCATCTGTAATATTCTCTGGTATTAGTTCACTTGCACTTGAAAATACTTTTTCCAGAGGAATTAAGTATTCTTCTCCAATTCTTTCTTTTACATAATCTCTAACAGCTATTTTATCTGCACAAATTGTGTGAACTGGTGTCCTGTCATTCAATTTCAACCATTGAATTTTCTCATTAAATGTTTTAGGGTTATCAAGGTTTAATTCTTTTTTAAATCTCTTTCTGTATATTTTTTTAGCATATTGCTCATCAGAAGTAACTAGATTTTTAAACTTCATATAAGATCTAAAAAAGAAACTTAAAATATATGAATTGTCTATTTGTTTTTTGTTAGGTCTAATTGACATCTATTTACTTTTTAAGTTTTTTATATATTTTATATCCAAATCGATTTATAGCATAATATGCTCCTAGATTCAATTTGATAAATCTCATTTCTTTTTTCAATCTTGTATCTAAAAAAGATTGAATTTTAATTTTTCCTACAACTTCTTGTACTATAGTTGGCAATCTTACTCCAGATCTTACAGCCATTTTTATTGTTCCAATTACGTTTCTAACAACTATTTCATAACAAACTTTATAGTACTTTTCTGAAACAGATGTATTTTCTATTTTTTCAAGAATTCTGTTACATATAAAGAAACGGTCATTAATATTTCTGAGTTTAATATTATTAACAATACTTCCTTCACGCATTAAATAATGATAATATACTTTAGGAAGATTATAACATGTTTTTGCTATGTGCAAAGCTCTTGGAGTAAATTCTAAATCTTCATATAGAATTCCTTCATAGAAAGTTAAATCATTATCTAATAAGAATTTTCGTTTATAAATAAACTTCCAGATATAAAACAAATTATCTAAATGATTTTCAAAAAAATCTTCACCAGAAACTGGTTTCTCAATCTCTTTTGGAATAAATGAATCCAAAACTTTACTACTTGTTACAACATTATGACCCAACCAAAATATATCAGATTTTATAGATTTTAACTTTAATGTAATTTCTTTTAAACAATTGTCATTAATCCAATCATCAGAATCTACAAACCAAACATATTCTCCTTTAGAGTGTCTTAAACCAGTATTTCTAGCACCACTTAGACCTCTATTTTCTTGTGAAACAATCTTAAGGTTTTTAACCTCAGCAGCAAGTTTTTCGCATATATGCAGACTATCATCTGGTGAACCATCATTTATAGCAATAATCTCATATTCAGTAATAGGAATATCTTGATTACTACAACTTCTAATACACTTTTCAATGTATTCAGAAACATTATAAACTGGTAAAACTATTGATAGTATCATTTATAATTGACTTATAACTTTTTTTACTTCAGAAAAATGCTTTAATAAATCTTCTTTTACATTTTCTTCATTACTTGATTTTATTTTTTCTATTGCAATTTTGACCTTATCGATAGAATAATCGGGAATTAAATGAATGTTTTTTGAACTTTTTATCCATTCATATGAAGACTGTACTTTATGGTTATTATTTAAAAGTACAATTGCTGGTGTATTGGTAATAAAACAGAAAATCATACCATGAAGCCTATCAGTTACAACAACTTCTGCCATTTTAAAAGTATTCCAAATTGAAAACAATTCTCCAACTCTATTTTTTAAACTCATAAAGTCGGTTCCAATATGTGTATCTCTAAAAATGTGGCTTTCAAAATTACTAGAAAATGCTTCTACTAATTGTTTATTCTGTTCACGGGTTAACTTTTTCTCTTTATCTTCACGTAAACAAATTACAGCTCCTTTTCGTTCGAAAATTGGTTCAACTCTATTTAAAGACATTACAATATCAGGAACTAGTAATGATTTATTATTAGGAAAGTTTTTTTGAAAGAAATCAAATGTTTTTTGCTCTCTTGCTAAAAGTAATAAATGTTTATGACCACTATAAACACGCTGTGCGTTTGCTAATGCTATTTGCCCACTTTCACTTTCAGAAAAGTCAATAGTTTGCGGAAAAGAAATGATTTTATTATTTGGGAAGTATTCAAATACTAACTGACGGTAATTTTCAATTTGCTCATACAAATCTCCCATATTTCCTCCTCCAACAGTTGTAATAATATCATCTTTTTTAATGTTTCTTCTTACGAATTCTAATCCACTAAGTGTTTTACTAATAGGAATTTCTGTTGTTACATAATCTTCAAAAGTATTAGTTAAAAATTTGTGCTGTGCGTACGTAATTGCAACATCTCCTAGATTTCCATAATCTGCAGCCAAAAAAATAAAAATTCGTTTATTAGTATCAGGAATTTTAAAATTAAAATCTTTATCTGGTTTAAACTTCAATTTATACAAAAGTGCTTTTACTTTTGTTTTGTGTGAAATTAGTTTTTTTAGTTTGGTTATCATAGTTTTTATTTTTTTACAAATACTCTTTTAATCTTATTGACAATTTCATTTACCAATTCTTTTTCACTTTTGGTCAAAATAAACCAAAATAGTGACACATAAATTAAACTATAGGTTACTGCCTTAATTATTAGATATTTAATTGAAAACTCATCAACGAATTTCGAAAAATAATTAGTACTTAAAATTATTAAAAATGATAGAACAAATAATGGTGCTATTTCTTTATAGTACCTAAACATTTGTAAATCTATCTTTTTTTGATAATACCATGTCATTATAACTCTTTCTAAAAGCATAAAAATCACAGTTCCCACAATCATACCTAACCCTTTATATTCTTTTGCTAAAAATGCTCCCAAAACCGCTCCACAAATTGTTAAAACCAATAATAAAACCCCTCTAAATTTCAGTTTATTTCTGGCTTCCAAAATATTATTTGCAAACCCCTGACTTAAGATTAAAGTTAAACCAAGCATCATAACAACAACATATAAATAAGCTTCATCAAAATCTGCACCTGCCCAATAATGAACAAACTCCTTTCCTACTAAAATAAAACCTCCAAAAATGTATAAAAGAACCAATAAAATTATTCTTGAAATTCTTATAAACATATTAGTTAACTCTGTTGATGTTGCTTTTGCAGTTACCATTTGCATTGCCCGAGGTAAAAATACTGATTCTATTGCTGAAGAAAATGCGCCATAATAATTCCCAACTGTAACTCCAACTGCATAAATTGCAACTACACTTGTACTAAATGTTAAGCCAAGTATCAATTGTCCAAATTGCCATCGCATTTGATGAACAATTGCAAAGACAAATATCCATATAGAATAACCAGAAATTAATCTTAATAACGGTCTTTGAAATTGATGTAAATGAATTCTGACTTTAAGTTTTTTAAATACTATAGTAGCATTTACAGCAATAATCAATAAGTTCATACAAGTATCAAGAATTACTATTCCAACTGCATCACCACCCAATATTAGCAAACCTACAACCATAGCGCTACGAACAATATATCTGGTAATATTAACTATTCGAGGTAAAATAAACTCTTCATAACCACTGCAAATACCCTTAAAAGCACCGCCAGGTAACGAAACAGCCAAGTTAAAAACTAAAATTAAAAACATAATTTTAGCCTTTTTCAACTCTATAGTAGTAAGTGTTTCACTATACAAACTATCTAAATTGAAATATATACTTAAACCCCCTATTATTACTACCAATGAAATTAGACCATACATAATAAAGCCATGCGCCAAGAAATTTTCCTCTCCAACTTTATCTTTTTCCGCTCTATATTTTGCTACAAATCGAACAATTGTTTTATTTAAACCAAAATCAAGAACAGTCATATAGCCAACCAATGCGCCAATCATTGTATACAAGCCATATTCGGCTTGTCCTAATGAGCGTATAATAAATGGTGTAATAACTAAACCTATGGCATTTGTTAAAAATATAATGACATATGATAAAGCAACACCTCCTTTTAGTTGGTTTGTTGACATGTTAGATTCATTAAATCTTACATTTTCCCAATTTGATAGTACTCAAATCCTTTTTTTACGAGTCTATCTTCATCAAATTGATTTCTACCATCAAAAATTATCGGGCTTGTAAGTTGGTTCTTTAATTCATCAAAATCGGGAGAGCGAAACTCTTTCCATTCGGTTAAAAGAATCATAGCATCAGATCCTTTAAGAGTTTCATATTTTGAATCGAAGTAATTTACTTCTTTTATATCCTTTAAATAAAAATGTTTTGCCTCATCCATTGCTTTTGGGTCATATGCCTTGATTTTAGCACCGCGTTTTACCAATTCTTTTACTACGTAAATTGCTGGTGCTTCACGCATATCATCAGTTTCTGGCTTGAATGCGAGTCCCCAAAGTGCAAATGTTTTTCCTTTAAGATTTTCACCAAAACGCTTTATTACCTTATTTGCAATAACAAACTTTTGTTTGTCATTCACATCTTCTACTGAAGCAATCAAATTTGCCTTATAACCTTTTTCTTCGGCCATTTTTTTCAATGCTGAAACATCTTTTGGAAAACATGAGCCGCCATATCCACTTCCTGGGTAAATGAAACTATAACCAATACGGCTATCAGAACCTATACCAACCCTAACTTGATTGACATCAGCTCCCACAAGTTCGCAAATGTTTGCAACTTCATTCATAAATGAAATTTTAGTTGCCAACATAGCATTGGCAACATACTTAGTCATTTCTGCAGAACGAACATCCATAAAAATAAGTCTATCTCTATTGTGTACAAATGGTGCGTATAATGCTCTCATTTGTTCTATTGCAAATTCATCTTCAGCACCGATAACAACTCTATCGGGCTTCATAAAATCTTGAATTGCAGCCCCTTCTTTTAAAAATTCTGGATTTGAAACAACATGAAAAGGAATATCTTCGTTTCTCTTTGCTAATTCTGCAGTAATAGTTTCTTTAACTTTATCTGCAGTACCAACGGGAACTGTAGACTTGTCTACAACAATAAGGGGTTTTTGCATCGATTTACCAATTTGTTGTGCTACTGCTATTACATATTGTAAATCGGCCGAACCATCTTCTCCCATTGGAGTACCAACTGCGATGAAGACTATATCACATTTTGATAATCCATCTTCAAGTTTGGTACTAAATTGTAAGTTGTTTTTTTTATAATTCCTTAACACCATTGGTTCTAAACCAGGTTCGTATATTGGAATTATACCTTTTTTGAGGTTTTCAATTTTGGACTCGTCGATGTCAATACATGTAACTTTATTTCCCATTTCAGAAAAACAAGTACCACTAACTAAACCAACATAACCAGTCCCCACTACTGTTAAATTCATTTATTTTCTTAGTTTACAATTTTTAGGTTGTACAAATAAAAGAAAAATTTAACAAAATTACTTTGTTTCGAATGAAAATAAACAATTGGTAACAAAACCAAAACATTAGGTTCAAAATACAGCATATTTATTAAAATATGCTGTATTTTAATGTATTAGTTATTTTAATGTTGATGGGCACACATAATTTGTAACAGGAATATCAGCTTCTTTAATTGCTTTAAAACCTCCTGCTATATCAATCAAATTATGTATTCCTCGACTCTTTAAAATAGACGCTGCAATTACCGAACGATAACCACCTGCACAATGCACATAAAAAGTTTCTTTACTTGGGAATTCTGCCAAATGTTTATTTAGAAAATCTAATGGCGTATTATTTACATTTTCAATGTGTTCTGAAATATATTCACTTTCTTTTCTCACATCAAAAACTGGTGTATTGTTATCTAAAACCCTCTTAAATTCAATAGCATCAATTGAAGTAATTGTATCATATTCTTTTGCTGCATTTCTCCAAGCATCAAAACTACCCTTTAAATAGCCTAAAGTTTTATCAAAACCAACCCTAGAAAGTCTTGTAATTGTCTCTTCTTCTCTTCCTTTATCAGCAACTAATAAAATTGGCTGTTCTACATCGGCAATTAACGCTCCTACCCAAGGAGCAAAACCTCCATCTATTCCTATAAATATTGATCTTGGAATGTGCCCTTTTACAAAGTCATTCTGATGTCTAACATCCAATACTATTGCTCCTGTTTCATTTGCTACCAATTCAAATTCATT contains:
- a CDS encoding EpsG family protein, yielding MRYIFENLVVGDYGLINKIVLGFYILFSTFILKLLIGQKERFRRNDRNILITYILFLMFFVGTRGHKIGVDTSNYYSYFWIPATQVESFFGIFWRLNTDFLFEVLIALTSWTNEYTFFLLAEAILINIVFYVFVRKFTNYGKDGSSLILFLTLASSFSFLNLEINIMRNALAISFILIAIHYALEDEIKKCLLFFLVAYMFHRTTVIPFALILAILATKNMHIKYYLMFYVLAIGASAAGFGFHRISFLAEIGGEDLQSLSFDGETNYRIGFRPDFVGYNTFFLALFMKFSSKNPRDLFLIKYYILSSAIFFFNFYIPFSDRFGVYSWVIIPLLLYNTINESFPDRKVYISTLVLISFFMMNKIILFP
- a CDS encoding ATP-grasp fold amidoligase family protein; protein product: MSIRPNKKQIDNSYILSFFFRSYMKFKNLVTSDEQYAKKIYRKRFKKELNLDNPKTFNEKIQWLKLNDRTPVHTICADKIAVRDYVKERIGEEYLIPLEKVFSSASELIPENITDEYPVIIKCNHNSGAYTIVKNKEDIDWRNERLKYSNLLKQNYYHQGREWQYKDIEPKLFAEKLLTDEKGSIPKDYKIFCFDGEPKFIQVDIDRQINHLRNFYDTDWNLMPVELIYGKGDDVEKPKQLEKMLKLAKELGKDFVFARVDFYTFGNEIYFGEITFHPESGFGKFNENNDFELGKYLSLEKLK
- a CDS encoding glycosyltransferase family 2 protein, coding for MILSIVLPVYNVSEYIEKCIRSCSNQDIPITEYEIIAINDGSPDDSLHICEKLAAEVKNLKIVSQENRGLSGARNTGLRHSKGEYVWFVDSDDWINDNCLKEITLKLKSIKSDIFWLGHNVVTSSKVLDSFIPKEIEKPVSGEDFFENHLDNLFYIWKFIYKRKFLLDNDLTFYEGILYEDLEFTPRALHIAKTCYNLPKVYYHYLMREGSIVNNIKLRNINDRFFICNRILEKIENTSVSEKYYKVCYEIVVRNVIGTIKMAVRSGVRLPTIVQEVVGKIKIQSFLDTRLKKEMRFIKLNLGAYYAINRFGYKIYKKLKK
- a CDS encoding lipopolysaccharide biosynthesis protein gives rise to the protein MSTNQLKGGVALSYVIIFLTNAIGLVITPFIIRSLGQAEYGLYTMIGALVGYMTVLDFGLNKTIVRFVAKYRAEKDKVGEENFLAHGFIMYGLISLVVIIGGLSIYFNLDSLYSETLTTIELKKAKIMFLILVFNLAVSLPGGAFKGICSGYEEFILPRIVNITRYIVRSAMVVGLLILGGDAVGIVILDTCMNLLIIAVNATIVFKKLKVRIHLHQFQRPLLRLISGYSIWIFVFAIVHQMRWQFGQLILGLTFSTSVVAIYAVGVTVGNYYGAFSSAIESVFLPRAMQMVTAKATSTELTNMFIRISRIILLVLLYIFGGFILVGKEFVHYWAGADFDEAYLYVVVMMLGLTLILSQGFANNILEARNKLKFRGVLLLVLTICGAVLGAFLAKEYKGLGMIVGTVIFMLLERVIMTWYYQKKIDLQMFRYYKEIAPLFVLSFLIILSTNYFSKFVDEFSIKYLIIKAVTYSLIYVSLFWFILTKSEKELVNEIVNKIKRVFVKK
- a CDS encoding glycosyltransferase, which gives rise to MKRIIHIVGSMNRAGAETMVMNLYRQLDRENYQFDFIYFTNNDCDYDDEIKELRGKIYRIPSKNVFSRYLKYFSLLRKLDKNTSIHSHMNINNSMYLGIAYLAGIKTRVSHCHGTEGKYHQSFLRRIYKKFSFSLIDRFATKYIACGEAAGKYLYPKVKSSEITLLPNAIDVRKFSESRVVNRNYLRNLLNLEKDVIILTQIGRLIKVKNHTFSIQFLKHLKSKGIKFHFVIIGDGELNDSLKELVNKEDLEDNVTFLGVRSDVPELLSGSDCMLMPSLHEGFPVVLVESQAIGLPSLISDTISPEVDLGLKLVVFSGLNDDFSIWEEKLLNILLQEDIKAGKISEVLTDRGFNIVESVKKLERIYG
- a CDS encoding polysaccharide pyruvyl transferase family protein — protein: MITKLKKLISHKTKVKALLYKLKFKPDKDFNFKIPDTNKRIFIFLAADYGNLGDVAITYAQHKFLTNTFEDYVTTEIPISKTLSGLEFVRRNIKKDDIITTVGGGNMGDLYEQIENYRQLVFEYFPNNKIISFPQTIDFSESESGQIALANAQRVYSGHKHLLLLAREQKTFDFFQKNFPNNKSLLVPDIVMSLNRVEPIFERKGAVICLREDKEKKLTREQNKQLVEAFSSNFESHIFRDTHIGTDFMSLKNRVGELFSIWNTFKMAEVVVTDRLHGMIFCFITNTPAIVLLNNNHKVQSSYEWIKSSKNIHLIPDYSIDKVKIAIEKIKSSNEENVKEDLLKHFSEVKKVISQL
- a CDS encoding glycosyltransferase family 2 protein; amino-acid sequence: MDKSENEILVSVGIPFYNSEKYLADAIKSVLNQSYNNIELILIDDGSNDTSIDIARKFESSDNRVKLISDGENLGLPSRLNQLSKLANGKYYARMDADDIMHPDRLKKQVKYLIAHPEIDLLGSGLISIDNENNITGVRKGTFRDGFSLENVLKATWCVHPTITGKTKWFKNNPYDENLRRAQDYELWIRTVDKSNFVRLGEAYLFYREASTPSLPKYIQSTQYSLNTFKKNRSKIGILNVVKLSIEKILKLMVYFGFSIFGATDKLIQRRSVPLAIEDKKFYTSVLKKVI
- a CDS encoding UDP-glucose dehydrogenase family protein, which codes for MNLTVVGTGYVGLVSGTCFSEMGNKVTCIDIDESKIENLKKGIIPIYEPGLEPMVLRNYKKNNLQFSTKLEDGLSKCDIVFIAVGTPMGEDGSADLQYVIAVAQQIGKSMQKPLIVVDKSTVPVGTADKVKETITAELAKRNEDIPFHVVSNPEFLKEGAAIQDFMKPDRVVIGAEDEFAIEQMRALYAPFVHNRDRLIFMDVRSAEMTKYVANAMLATKISFMNEVANICELVGADVNQVRVGIGSDSRIGYSFIYPGSGYGGSCFPKDVSALKKMAEEKGYKANLIASVEDVNDKQKFVIANKVIKRFGENLKGKTFALWGLAFKPETDDMREAPAIYVVKELVKRGAKIKAYDPKAMDEAKHFYLKDIKEVNYFDSKYETLKGSDAMILLTEWKEFRSPDFDELKNQLTSPIIFDGRNQFDEDRLVKKGFEYYQIGKM